CGAGATCTACACTTTGAAAGAGCGTGTAGGCGTTTTTTATTTTAGCAAATATTCCGGCCATAATTGAAGCTGTTTTAGAGGTTTAAAAGCCGCTTAAAATCAAATGGTATTTTTTATCATCTGATTTTAAGCAGCCTGTTCCTCTATAGAACAGCTGATAGCCGATTTTGTTCCCTAACGCAGATCGAAAAGACTATCCACGCCTAAAAGTTTAACAGAGGTGAAGCCTTCCGCATAGGTCGCACCAATAGGTTTACCCATTTCTCTGGCTCTGGCAATGACACTTTCAAAAAATTCAGGTGATGAGATATAGGTTACAGGCCCATCCAGTTCAGGTGTTTGATTCAACTCCGGACTATGGAACTGTGTCTTGAACGCTTTGATAGCATTAATTTTTGTTTCTATATAGGGGGTGATATCAATGATCACATCAGGTTTAATATACGTATCCTGTATATACTGCAGAAACAAACGTGGTCTCCAGGCTTCCTGAGCTACCCCATCCTGCATGGTTTTTACTTTAGGCAAACCTGCGAGAAAACAGGAATCCCCGGCTAAAGAGGCTGCTCTTCCATGATCAGGATGACGGTCACGTATAGCATTCCCCAGTACAATTTCGGGCTGATATTTACGGATCATCCTAACTACTTCCAGCTGATGTTCTTCATCATTTTTGAAAAACCCATCTTTGAATTTCAGATTTTCACGGGCATGCAAACCTAATATTTTTGCAGAGTCGGCAGCTTCCTGATCACGGGTTTCGGCTGTTCCCCGGCTTCCGAGTTCTCCCCTGGTAAAATCTACTATACCAACTTTTTTACCTTGTGCAATATGTTTTATAATTGTACCTGAACATCCTAATTCGGCATCATCCGGATGTACGGCTAATACGAGTATATCTAATTTCATTTATTTAATATTGTCTTTTTGGTTAGACAGAGCCTTTGGCGATTCAACTAATTATTACACTGTGCGTTTAATAATCAGGCCAATCACGCCAGGTTCATTTTTTTTGTTTTAATTACTGGAGAGAGCGATCACCATTTTAAAGAAGACGCTGAATTTTCTTTCTGACCTTTGAAGATAAAGGTTTGGTAAATGGAAAAAAGTAGTCTACTACTTCACCATTTTTATTAATGAGATATTTATGAAAATTCCATCTTGGTGTGGATTTAATATGACCATTGAGTTCTTTATTCCCCAAAAACTTATAGATCGGATTGGCTTGTGAGCCTCTGACCATAATTTTTTCGAATACCGGAAATTTAACCCCGTAATTTTGTTCGCAGAACTCATAAATAGCAGTGCCTTCCAAAGGTTCCTGCCCGCCAAAATCATTGGAAGGAAAACCAAGAACCTCGAATTCTTCATGACTTAATGAATCTCTTAACTCCTGAAGCTCTTTTAATTGAGGAGCAAAACCACAGGCCGATGCGATATTGACAACCAGAAGTACTTTACCTTTATAGTCAGCTAATTTTTTGTCTTGTCCATTGATTAGTTTTGCATTAAACTGGTAAATACTCTGAGTTTTTTCTTCCATATTTATTGACGGTAAAAACCTGAAGTCTGAATAATAGATTCTATATCTCTTTCTTCCTCAGGATTATAAGTGCTTTTTAAATTGTGGCCCACTACTCTCGCAACAGACTGGTAGATGAAGGCTTTTACACCTCCCTGTGTTTCTTTGACAATTTCGTAAGTGGTACGCCCTACTTCTCTGTCAATTAATTTCGTTAGAATCTGGCCCTGAGTAATAGTCAGTTCTTTAATCTCGGTATTGAACATTTTTTTAATCTCAGCGTCACAGGCTTTGACTAGTTTTTTATGTTCTTTACGATCTGTGGTTACAGCGAGATCACGCTCCAGCTGCTCATATCTTCTTTTTGCAAAAAGAGCATAAGGCATGACTTTCAGGACATTGTAACGGAGTCTGTTAAAAGCAGCGCGGTCTGCAGGGGTTTTGAAAATCCGGGTTCCGTATATAACTACCTCATTAAGAGGTATCCATGGTATCATTTCGCCGTCTTCATTTGTAGAAGCTACCCTGATGGTATCATTTTTGCCCTTTACAGGAAACCTGACAGGCACAGAACTTTCCTGGGCCTTTAGTTCACCTACGGCAATAATGACAAATAACAGAATAAATAAACTGCAAAATTTCATAAATTTATACTCCCACGAAGTTAAAGCAAATTTAATACATTAGGTTTATAACTAAATCTAATATATTCTTAAACGATTAACAAGCTATAATTATTACGAAAATAATACAAATGAAGAATACCCTAGTGATTGATTTAGAAGCAGAAAAGCAAGAAATCCTGAAGAGATACCGTGCCCTCTTGCGTGCCTGTAAGCCAACATTACAAAAAGGGGATAAAAAAGAAATCAGAAAAGCATTCGATATGGCCCTTGAAAGTCATAAAGACATGCGCAGAAAATCTGGTGAACCCTATATCTATCACCCTATTGCTGTGGCTCAAATCGCTGCTGAGGAAATCGGACTCGGAACAACATCTATCGTATGTGCACTATTGCATGATGTCGTAGAGGACACGGAAATTACACTCGAAGATATTGAAAGAGAGTTTGGGAAGAAAACTGCCAAAATCATTGACGGCCTGACTAAAATTGCAGGTGTTTTTGATTATAACAGCTCTTTACAGGCCGAGAACTTCAGGAAAATGCTGCTTACCCTGGCCGATGATGTGAGGGTAATTTTAATTAAGCTGGCAGATCGTCTGCATAACATGCGTACCATGGATTTTATGCCAAGGCACAAGCAGTTAAAGATTGCATCTGAAACTATTTATCTGTATGCTCCGCTGGCACACAGGCTGGGTTTGTATGCCATCAAGTCTGAGCTGGAAGATCTTTCCATGAAATATCTGGAGCCGGATACTTATAAATTTATTGCGACCAAACTGAATGAGAAAAAGGCAGAGCGTACGCTTTTTGTTAAACATTTCGTAGAGCCTATCAATGAAATCCTGGCTGAACAGGGTTTTGTAGCCAGCATTTATGGCAGACCAAAATCTATCCATTCGATATGGAATAAGATGAAAAAGAAAAATATTCCTTTTGAAGAGGTATATGACCTTTTTGCCATCCGTATTATTCTGGACAGCTCACCTGAAAATGAAAAAGCAGATTGCTGGAAAGCCTATTCTATAGTTACCGATTTATACCGGCCTAACCCGGATCGTCTGCGTGACTGGGTATCTTCTCCCAAGGGTAACGGTTACGAATCTCTGCACACCACAGTAATGGGACCTAAAGGTCAGTGGGTTGAAGTACAGATCCGTACACAAAGGATGAATGAGATTGCAGAGAAAGGTTTTGCAGCCCACTGGAAATACAAAGAATCAAGCAATGACAATGGTCTGGATCAGTGGATTCTGAAAGTGAGGGAAATGCTGAACAATCCGGAAGCCAATGCACTGGATTTTCTGGATGACTTCAAAATGAACCTGTTTTCGGATGAGATTTTCATCTTTACACCTAAAGGTGCACTGATACAGCTTCCGCTGGGCGCAACTGCACTGGATTTTGCGTTTGAGATCCATACCGATGTAGGGGCAAAATGTATAGGGGCAAAAGTGAATCACAAACTGGTTCCGCTTTCCTATAAACTGCAGAATGGAGACCAGGTAGAAATTATTACTTCTGGAAAACAGGTTCCCAAAGAAGACTGGCTGAATATTGTGGTTACCGCAAAAGCCAAATCCAAAATCAAGTCTTCACTTAAAGAGGAAAAAAGAAAAATTGCGGAAGGTGGAAAGGAAACACTGGAACGTAAGCTCAAATCTTTAAAGATTACCTATAACACGGATAATCTGAACAAACTGAGTTATTTTTTCAAATTATCTTCTACTCAGGAGCTTTTTATTGCTGTAGCAACCGGAAAGATCGAGTTGAAAGACCTGAAAGAATACCTGGCCAGCGAAAAGGAAATTGAAAACAGAGGAACCGAAAGAAATGAAGGACAACAGATTGAGGCTTTATTAAATAAAGTAAAAGGTCCGGAGTCTGATATTTTACTGATTGGTGAAGATCTGCAGAAAATAGACTATACGCTTGCTGCCTGCTGTAATCCTATTCCTGGTGATGATGTATTTGGTTTTGTAACGGTAAGTGAAGGAATTAAAATACACCGGACCAATTGCCCGAATGCCGCACAGCTGATGGCCAATTATGGTTACAGGGTAGTCAAAGCAAAATGGAATAAACAACAGGAACTTACTTTCCTTACCGGGCTGCATATTATTGGTATTGACGATGTCGGACTGATCAATAATATCACCAAAGTAATTTCCGGAGACTTTAAAGTAAATATGCGTTCTATTACAGTAGATACAGATAATGGTATTTTTGATGGTTCAATTATGATCTTTGTCAACGATAAAGAGCATCTGGATAACCTGATTAAAAACCTGCTGGAAGTAAAAGGGGTAACAGGAGTAACCCGTTTTGACGCGTAGAGATTTTAAAATTGAATTTTTAATAAAAATTTTAAGTTTATCTGTTTAAATTGCTTCTGAGTCAGAATGAAGCAATAAACAGATAAATTTTAAAGAGTTTCGCAGGGTTCTGTATAAAAAATGATACCTTTGAAAGGAGTTTTAAAACTATGTCTACAAACCATAACAGCGAGTTGGTTAGAAAAATATTCGAAGCTTATCTCGAAAATAAAAGTCTGAGGAAAACGCCTGAGCGTTTTGCCATCTTAGAAGAAATCTATTCCAGAGATGATCATTTCGATGTAGAAACCCTCTACATCCATATGAAAAACCAGAAATACAGAGTAAGCAGGGCTACCGTGTACAATACACTGGAGTTGCTTGTTTCCTGTGACCTGGTTACTAAACATCAGTTTGGAAAGAACATGGCCCAGTTCGAAAAATCGTATGGCTACCACCAGCATGATCATGTTATCTGCATTGATTGTGGTAAAGTTGTTGAGTTCTGTGATCCAAGGATCCACCAGATTCAGAGCATGGTAGGTGAATTACTGAAATTCGATATTAAACATCACTCTTTAAATTTATATGGCAGTTGCTTTGACTGTGCTGCAAAAGCATCCATTAAACAAAAAGAGGATATTAAACACGCAAGTTAAACAACACAATTATAATCTTTTCTTAAATTAAAATAATGACGCAAGTAGACGTGCTTCTTGGCCTGCAATGGGGCGATGAGGGCAAAGGAAAAATTGTTGACGTATTATGTCCGCAGTATGATTTGATAGCTCGTTTTCAAGGCGGACCGAATGCCGGCCACACCTTAGAGTTTGATGGCAAAAAGTTTGTTTTAAATACTATTCCTTCTGGTATTTTCAACAAAGGTACCATGAATCTGATTGGTAATGGTGTGGTAGTCGATCCCATCATTTTAAAAAGAGAACTGGACAACCTGAAAACTGCAGGTCACGATCCTATTGCCAATGGCAAACTGGTGATTGCACGTAAAGCACACCTGATTCTTCCTACTCACCAGCTTTTAGATGCTGCAAATGAGCAGAAAATGGGTAAAGATAAAATCGGTTCTACACTTAAAGGTATAGGCCCGACTTATATGGATAAAACCGGACGTAATGGTTTACGTGTTGGTGATACTACTTTACCGGATTTCAAAGAGCGTTACAATAAACTGGTTACCAAACACAAAGAATTACTTTCTCATTATAACTTTGAGTATGACCTGACAGAAAAAGAAGCTGCTTTCTTTGAGGCTATAGAGTTTATCAAAACTATTCCTCATGTAGACAGTGAGCACTTTGTAAACGGTTATCTTAAAGAAGGTAAAAAAGTTCTTGCAGAAGGTGCACAGGGTACATTACTTGACATTGATTTCGGTTCTTATCCTTTCGTAACTTCTTCTAATACAACTACTGCTGGTGCATGTACCGGTTTAGGTATTGCGCCAAACAAAATCGGAAGTGTGATCGGAATTTTCAAAGCTTACTGCACCCGTGTAGGCAGCGGTCCTTTCCCTACTGAGCTTGAAGATGAAGTTGGAGAAAACCTGCGTCAGGTAGGCCATGAATTTGGGGCTACTACTGGCAGACCACGCCGTTGCGGATGGATTGACCTTCCTGCACTGAAATATGCAATCATGCTGAACGGAGTTACTGAAATGGTAATGACCAAAGCTGATGTATTGAGCGGATTTGATACAATCTACGCTTGTACGCACTACGAACATAATGGTGAAACGATTGATTACATGCCGTATGATATCATTTCTATTAAACCAACACCGGTTGTTAAAGCAATTGAAGGCTGGAAAACTGATATCACTAAAATCACTGAAGTTGGTCAGATTCCTGCTCAGCTTGCTTCTTATATCGCTTTCCTGGAAAAAGAACTGGAAGTACCGGTAAGATATCTTTCTGTTGGTCCGGACAGAGTACAAACACTGATCCTTCCTTAAGAGATCAATTTACATACAAAAGGCGGCCTGGTGCCGCCTTTTTTTATTTAAGCCTGATAGCTGTGTATGATAAAAGAAATACACGACAATTACTACAATTTGACTACAATGAACGCTCAGGAATTAATTTCATTTAAACAAAAGGCCTTACAATGGGCAGCTCAGTTTGAGGTGTGCTGTTATTTTGACTCCAATGGATATACTGATCCTTATTCCAGGTATGATTTTCTGCTTGCTGCCGGAGCCCGGCAGGAGTTAAATACTGCCACAGGCAACGCATTTAAAACTTTGCAAACATTCTCACAGGAGAACCCGGGATGGTTATTTGGTTTACTAAGTTATGACCTTAAAAATGAGATCGAAAACTTAACCTCTGCTAAGGAGAATAAACTGGATTTCCCGGATTTATTTTTCTTCGTCCCGCAATATCTGGTTGCCGTTAAAAACGGAAATATTGAAGTTCTGGCCGGCCCTGAAGATTTGCCTGACACAATTAGCAGATTGCAGCTGTCTAAGACCGCTCCTGCCCCCTCATTGCATCCTGAGCCTAAAATGGATAGGAAGACTTACCTGTCTAAAGTAAATGAGCTTAGAGAACATATAGCCAGGGGCGATATTTATGAGGTCAATTTCTGCCAGGAGTTTTTCGCAGAAAATGCGGCTATAAATCCTTATGAAGTTTATCTTAATCTGAACAAACTATCTCCCACCCCATTTTCAGGTTTTTTCAAACTCCACGGCAAATATATTCTTTCTGCAAGTCCTGAACGTTTTCTGTGTAAACGAGGCGAACAGCTGATTTCACAGCCAATTAAAGGAACGGCTAAACGAAGTCATAACCAAATTGAAGATGAACTGATTAAAACAGCTTTAAAAAACAATCTTAAAGAACAGGCAGAGAATGTAATGATTGTTGATCTGGTCAGAAACGATTTAACGAAAAGTGCAATCAGGGGTACAGTTAAAGTAAATGAGCTTTTTGGCATTTACAGCTTCCCCCAGGTACATCAGATGATTTCTACGGTAAGCTGCAGAATGAATCCCGAACTGCACCCCGTGGAAGCTATAGCCAATACTTTCCCAATGGGATCTATGACTGGTGCACCTAAAGTACGGGCCATGGAACTGATTGAAGAAACTGAATGCAGCAGAAGAGGTATTTACTCTGGTGCTTTCGGCTATTTTGATCCTGAAGGTGATTTCGATTTTAATGTGGTTATCCGCAGTATCCTTTATAATGAAGAGAAAAAATATCTGTCATTTCAGGTTGGCGGAGCAATCACTTTTGCTTCTTCTGCCGAAGCGGAATATGAAGAATGTATGCTGAAAGCTTCAGCTATGATTAAAACGCTGAAGGGGCCGCATTAGCGGCCCCTTCTATAGTTTCTTTCCTGTCAGTACCAAGAAATAATCCTTCAACTGATTATTTTATTCTTTACTGCATTCTGCTTTTTTAGCGTTGCGGCTTTCCTGTAGGAGAATTAAAGTATCGCTTTGCCTCTGGCAGATCTCTCTGAATCTGAGCAATCCTTGTGGCATCTGCAGGGTGAGTACTTAAAAATTCTGCCGGTTTCTGTGAACCCTGGCTCACAGCTGCCATTCTCTGCCAGAAACTAACTGCATTGGAAGGATCGTAACCGGCCATAGACATAAAAATAAGGCCCAGATGATCAGCCTCCAGTTCTTGTGTTCTGGAATTAGGTAACAGATAAAAACCCTGCGCGCCAACACCATAGATTTTACTAATAGCTGCCTGTGTGGCTTCAGACTGATTACCGGTCGCAGCACCTAATAAACCTCCCACACCTTGTGCCAGTGCTGCTTTTGAAGCACGCTCTGAAGAGTGTTGCGCTATCGCATGGGCAATCTCATGTCCCATTACGGTTGCCAGTCCTGCATCATCCCTGGTAACAGGTAAAATACCTGAATAAACAGCAACTTTACCACCTGGCATACACCAGGCATTTACTTCTTTACTGTCAATCAGATTAAATTCCCATCTGAATCCCTGAATCTGAGCAGCATAACCGTTGGCATTCATATATTTTGTTACTGCCGAGGCAATCTTCTCCCCTATGCGTTTGACTCTCACCGCATCAGCATTATTTAATATTTTGGTTTTAGGGTCTTTTAAAAGTGTGGTGTAACTCTGTGCTGCAGCAGTCTGCATTTCACTTTCATTGACAAAACTTATGCGGTTTCTCCCTGACAACGGGACTGTAGAGCATGCGTAGGTCATCGATACTACAGCAGCAATACCCAGCAATGTTAATTTCTTCATCGGTCTTTAGTTAATAGGTGTTTTCTTTTTAAACAGGTAGACTTTTGATTCTTTGCCCTTCAGTAAGCGTTCCAGATTTTTCTGGTGTGTAACCAGAATCAGAATACAGACACACATACCATATAACACTTCAGATTTTATCGAAGAGTGAAATATAAAAACAATTCCCAGAGGGAATGTAAAGCCTGCACATATTGAACTCAGCGATACGTATTTTGTAACCAGAAGCACTACCACGAAGACAAGAACACAAAGCATAGCTGCCGGAAAATTAACTGCCAAAATCATTCCAAAAAGCGTTGCTACCCCTTTACCACCCCTGAAACCAGCGAAAATAGGGAACAAATGTCCCATTACAGCCGTCACACCTAATGCCAGCTCATAATTAACAAATTGAGAAGAGTTATGTGGCCCGGTTACAGACAGACCTATAAAATAGGCAAGTTTTGTAGCAGTGTATCCTTTAGCAATATCTATGGTCATTACAGCCAGACCAGCTTTTTTACCCAATACGCGAAAAGTATTCGTTGCACCGGCATTTCCACTGCCGTATTCTCTTACGTCAATACCATAAAATGCCTGCCCGATCCAAACCGCTGTCGGGATAGACCCACAGAGATAAGCCAGGATAACTGCAGAAATAGAATAGATAGATATCATACCTTAATAGGCTTTTAAACTCATGTCTAAACTTTTAACTGAGTGGGTCAATGCACCCATAGAGATATAATCAACTCCACATGCTGCATATTCAGTTATACTTTCTTCGGTAATCCCACCGGATGCTTCTGTTGTAAACCGATGATCGATCAGTTTCACAGCCTGTTTAAGGTCAGCAAAGCTGAAATTATCAAGCATAATCCTATTTACCATACCTTTTTCCAATACCTGGTTCAATTCTTCCAGGTTTCTAACTTCAATCTCTATTTCCAGTTTTTTCCCTTTATCTGCAAGATACTGATTAGCAGCGGTAATTGCATTAGCAATACCACCAGCATAATCAACGTGATTATCCTTGATCAGGATCATATCATATAATCCTATCCGGTGATTCACTCCTCCACCTATTCTCACTGCCCATTTCTCCAGATACCGCAATCCGGGAGTAGTTTTCCTGGTATCCAGGATTTGGGTCTGATAAGGCGCAAGTAATTGGGTAACGTGATGGGTTTTGGTTGCAATACCACTCATTCTCTGCATACAGTTCAGTACGAGTCTTTCTGCCAGTAAAATGGAATGTGAACTACCACTAACGGTAAAGGCGATATCGCCATATCTGACTGCATCCCCATCCTTCAAAAAGACTTCGGTTTGCAAAGATGAATCTACCTGGTTGAAAATTTCGATTGCAAGTTCTACTCCGGCAAGTATACCATCCTCTTTAATCAAAAGCTTTGCTTTCCCCTGAGTACCGGCAGGGATGGTAGACATAGAGGTATGATCGCCATCACCAAGATCTTCGGCAATAGCATTTTTTATAAATAGGTCTATTAATTTCTTATCCAAAACATGTATTTTAGATCAAAAATAGCATTTTTACCTAAATTTGCATTACTATTTATCCGGTTCAATCCGTAATTCTGTGATAAAAAAGGTGTTAGCTGTTTTTTTGAGTGTAACAGCGACCCTGAATTTCCCGTTTTTCGAGCTTAGGGACAGGATACCAAACCTGTAATTCGGATTCGTATTAATGAGGTGCACTACTGTAGAATTTACAGGGGTGTTTTTTGTGAAAAATTCTCTGAGTATCTGTTCGGCCTGAGCTTTAGTGTACACATCTTCTTCCTCATTTATGGTTAATTCTACAGATGGGGAAAAACTTTTACTGATTTCTTTTGAATTTCCAGTCTTGAATAACGCAGACAGTGAATCCACAATATCCCCCTGAAGCAATCCAGGATTGAATAATTGGGTCACAAATATCGCCGCCATAAGTAAGGGTCTAATCATATTCTAAAGATAACAATAAATACGCACACAAATTATGCCATTAAATTATAAGATTATATTTTAAATACATAGATAGTATAAAGACACATTTGTAACTTAGCCATTGACTATAAACCAAATACGAAACAAAATGCTCAAAAGAACCACTGCTACACTATGCCTGATGCTGATATTTTTAAGCGGACTAAAGGCCCAGAATCCCAATAATGACCGCGCAAAGTGGTTTAAAGAGGCAAAATTTGGAATGATGGTGCACTGGGGACTCTACAGTATTCTGGGCGGAAGTTACAACGGGCATACCCTGCCGGATTCAACTTTAAAACATGCTGAAGGCTGGTATGCTGAATGGGCACAGCAAAGATTAGAGGTCCCGGCAAAAGAATATCAGGCATTGGTAAAACAATTTAATCCTGTAAATTTTGATGCTGATCAATGGATTTTTGAAGCTAAAAATGCGGGTATGAAATACTTTGTAATTACGGCTAAACATCATGATGGATTTGCCCTCTGGGACTCTAAAGTATCAACCTATGATATTGGAAGCACACCTTATAAAAAAGACATCCTTGGTGATTTAGCGAAAGCCTGTAAAAAGTACGGGGTAAAGCTTGGCTTTTATTATTCTCATTGTGAAGACTGGGAACATCCGGGCGGTGCAACACCGGAATGGTTACCCAGAAAAACGGATGCCGAATTTGAGCAGTACTGGACTCAGAAATGTCTGCCGCAGATTTCAGAACTGATTCACAATTACAATCCTGATTTATTCTGGTTTGATACCTGGGGTGATGAACAGGAAAAAACATTTATTTCGGATAAACGACGTGACCAGCTGATTGCACTGATCAGAAAAGAAAGCCCCAAATGTTTGATTAACGGCCGTATTTCTTATCTGAATCCAGGTGATGATATAGATTTCCTTGAAATGATGGATAATACTTATCCGGAAAAACTACAGACAAGACCATGGCAAACTGCTGCAACAATGGTTAACTCCTGGGGCTGGCACGCTAAAGATTACAACTGGAAACCCGCTAACCAGATGCTGGGTTATCTGATTGGTAACGTAGCTAAAGGTGGCAACTACTTATTAAACATAGGTCCAAAACCAAATGGAGAGATCCCGGCTGCTGCTATTCAGCGCCTACGCGAAATGGGTGGCTGGTTAACAGCTAACGGAGAGGCCGTTTATGGAACCGCCCATGTTAATACGCCTGCAATCAAAGATGTTTACCTGACGCAGAAAACTACTGCAAATGGGGAGAAATATGTTTTTGCAAGTATTGTTAAACCCTTAAACACTGCATCACTGGTATTACCATTTCCGGCATCAGCTATTCAGACCTGCAAACTGCTGGAATCAGATATGCCAATCAGTTTCAGTGAAGCTGAAAACAATCAGGTTTCCCTGTTATTGCCCAAAAATATCACAGCTCCCTGCAGTGGGATCCAGGTTATAAAAATACTAATGAAGAATTAATTGATTTACCTTGTATTATAAAGGGCTGCGGAAATAATCAAAGCTAGTGTATAAATTACAATTAGATACCTTTTCCAAAATCAATAAAAGTTATATTTGTTTGATCCCTGTCTCAATTCGATAATCGGGTGAAAGAAACAGGATGCTCAGACATTATTTATCAGCGAAATATCAATTCAATTTAAATGAATAATAAAAAAGTAATGCTCCTCATTCTGGATGGATGGGGTTACGGAAAACAAGACAATTCGGATGCTGCCTATGCAGCAAACACTCCTTTCTTTGATTCTCTGCTAAAAAATTATCCTAATTCCAAACTGGAAGCATCTGGTGAAGCGGTAGGACTGCCTGCCGGACAGATGGGAAATTCAGAGGTTGGACATATGAATCTTGGTGCAGGAAGAATAGTTTACCAGGAACTGGGAAGAATCAATAAAGCAATAAGTGATGGTTCTATCAAAACCAATCAGACTTTAGTTGACGCATTTGACTATGCAAAGCAAAATAACAAAGCTGTTCACTTCATCGGGCTGGTGTCTGATGGCGGCGTACATGCGCATATCAATCATTTAAAAGGTCTATGTGATGCAGCAAATGACAAAGGATTGAAAGATGTTTTTGTTCACGCCTTTTTAGATGGCCGAGATACAGATCCGAATTCAGGACTGGGCTTCATTAATGAACTTGATGAGCATCTGAAAACTTCTACAGGTAAGATAGCAAGTCTGATTGGCCGCTACTATGCAATGGACAGAGATTCACGCTGGGAACGTGTTAAACAGGCTTATGATCTGATGACTAAAGGCATTGGTGAGCACACACAGAATCCACTAAAAGCAATTGAACAGTCATATGCTGATGGGATCACAGATGAATTCATCAAACCTATAGTTGTAACAGGAGAAGACAATCAACCGCTGGCAACTATTCAGCCTGATGATGTGGTCATATGCTTTAACTACAGAACTGACAGAGGCAGAGAAATCACCGCTGCGCTGACTCAGCACGACTATCCTGACTTTGGTATGCATAAACTGCCATTATATTATGTAACGATGACCACTTATGATGAGAACTTTGAAAATGTAAAAGTTGTTTTCACCAAGGATGATCTGACAGAAACACTGGGAGAAATCTTAGAGAGAAATCATAAAAATCAAATCCGCATTGCTGAGACAGAGAAATATCCTCATGTCACTTTCTTTTTTTCCGGCGGCAGAGAACTGGCTTTTGAAAATGAGAAAAGATTAATGATTCCTTCTCCGAAGGTGGCCACCTATGATCTTAAACCAGAGATGAGTGCTCAGGGAATTACTGATGCTATTATCCAGGAACTGGAAACTGGCTGGGCAGATTTCATCTGTCTGAATTTTGCCAATCCGGACATGGTTGGCCATACCGGTGTATTTGATGCTGTGGTTAAGGCTGTGGAAACGGCAGATCGCTGCGCTGAAGCTGTGGTTACAAAAGGTCTTGAAAATGGCTATGCTTTTATCATCCTTGCGGATCATGGAAATTCAGAATTCATGGTTAATAATGATGGTTCAGTAAATACTGCACATACCACTAATCTTGTTCCCTGTATTTTAGTTGGCACTGATTATAAATTTA
This portion of the Pedobacter lusitanus genome encodes:
- a CDS encoding DUF4294 domain-containing protein: MKFCSLFILLFVIIAVGELKAQESSVPVRFPVKGKNDTIRVASTNEDGEMIPWIPLNEVVIYGTRIFKTPADRAAFNRLRYNVLKVMPYALFAKRRYEQLERDLAVTTDRKEHKKLVKACDAEIKKMFNTEIKELTITQGQILTKLIDREVGRTTYEIVKETQGGVKAFIYQSVARVVGHNLKSTYNPEEERDIESIIQTSGFYRQ
- the bshB1 gene encoding bacillithiol biosynthesis deacetylase BshB1; protein product: MKLDILVLAVHPDDAELGCSGTIIKHIAQGKKVGIVDFTRGELGSRGTAETRDQEAADSAKILGLHARENLKFKDGFFKNDEEHQLEVVRMIRKYQPEIVLGNAIRDRHPDHGRAASLAGDSCFLAGLPKVKTMQDGVAQEAWRPRLFLQYIQDTYIKPDVIIDITPYIETKINAIKAFKTQFHSPELNQTPELDGPVTYISSPEFFESVIARAREMGKPIGATYAEGFTSVKLLGVDSLFDLR
- a CDS encoding RelA/SpoT family protein, which codes for MKNTLVIDLEAEKQEILKRYRALLRACKPTLQKGDKKEIRKAFDMALESHKDMRRKSGEPYIYHPIAVAQIAAEEIGLGTTSIVCALLHDVVEDTEITLEDIEREFGKKTAKIIDGLTKIAGVFDYNSSLQAENFRKMLLTLADDVRVILIKLADRLHNMRTMDFMPRHKQLKIASETIYLYAPLAHRLGLYAIKSELEDLSMKYLEPDTYKFIATKLNEKKAERTLFVKHFVEPINEILAEQGFVASIYGRPKSIHSIWNKMKKKNIPFEEVYDLFAIRIILDSSPENEKADCWKAYSIVTDLYRPNPDRLRDWVSSPKGNGYESLHTTVMGPKGQWVEVQIRTQRMNEIAEKGFAAHWKYKESSNDNGLDQWILKVREMLNNPEANALDFLDDFKMNLFSDEIFIFTPKGALIQLPLGATALDFAFEIHTDVGAKCIGAKVNHKLVPLSYKLQNGDQVEIITSGKQVPKEDWLNIVVTAKAKSKIKSSLKEEKRKIAEGGKETLERKLKSLKITYNTDNLNKLSYFFKLSSTQELFIAVATGKIELKDLKEYLASEKEIENRGTERNEGQQIEALLNKVKGPESDILLIGEDLQKIDYTLAACCNPIPGDDVFGFVTVSEGIKIHRTNCPNAAQLMANYGYRVVKAKWNKQQELTFLTGLHIIGIDDVGLINNITKVISGDFKVNMRSITVDTDNGIFDGSIMIFVNDKEHLDNLIKNLLEVKGVTGVTRFDA
- a CDS encoding adenylosuccinate synthase, translating into MTQVDVLLGLQWGDEGKGKIVDVLCPQYDLIARFQGGPNAGHTLEFDGKKFVLNTIPSGIFNKGTMNLIGNGVVVDPIILKRELDNLKTAGHDPIANGKLVIARKAHLILPTHQLLDAANEQKMGKDKIGSTLKGIGPTYMDKTGRNGLRVGDTTLPDFKERYNKLVTKHKELLSHYNFEYDLTEKEAAFFEAIEFIKTIPHVDSEHFVNGYLKEGKKVLAEGAQGTLLDIDFGSYPFVTSSNTTTAGACTGLGIAPNKIGSVIGIFKAYCTRVGSGPFPTELEDEVGENLRQVGHEFGATTGRPRRCGWIDLPALKYAIMLNGVTEMVMTKADVLSGFDTIYACTHYEHNGETIDYMPYDIISIKPTPVVKAIEGWKTDITKITEVGQIPAQLASYIAFLEKELEVPVRYLSVGPDRVQTLILP
- a CDS encoding Fur family transcriptional regulator, encoding MSTNHNSELVRKIFEAYLENKSLRKTPERFAILEEIYSRDDHFDVETLYIHMKNQKYRVSRATVYNTLELLVSCDLVTKHQFGKNMAQFEKSYGYHQHDHVICIDCGKVVEFCDPRIHQIQSMVGELLKFDIKHHSLNLYGSCFDCAAKASIKQKEDIKHAS
- a CDS encoding glutathione peroxidase, whose amino-acid sequence is MEEKTQSIYQFNAKLINGQDKKLADYKGKVLLVVNIASACGFAPQLKELQELRDSLSHEEFEVLGFPSNDFGGQEPLEGTAIYEFCEQNYGVKFPVFEKIMVRGSQANPIYKFLGNKELNGHIKSTPRWNFHKYLINKNGEVVDYFFPFTKPLSSKVRKKIQRLL